One stretch of Glycine soja cultivar W05 chromosome 7, ASM419377v2, whole genome shotgun sequence DNA includes these proteins:
- the LOC114420075 gene encoding golgin subfamily A member 6-like protein 1: MGCGKSKHDVASGNTVLQRKKSTVNSKDNETQNVEKNNDANVDNVRFEVEEKNKENVKEIEVEGKGDYESNDVAGNITKVQQEDKALETSAQAEAEENKAPEIVVAEGPNEESERGKDESLLGKNEQEKVKDVAVAEEKQPTEEKKDLENEKVDLSVKEETLPLMKEEESKDTNEEALVKEEENKNTNEEALVKEESKDTNEEALVKEEESKDTKEETLEKEEETKETTEQGKTLVKEGETKDANVSTSTS; encoded by the exons ATGGGTTGTGGGAAATCTAAACACGATGTAGCTTCTGGAAACACCGTTCTCCAACGCAAGAAATCCACTGTCAATTCCAAGGACAATGAGACTCAAAACGTGGAGAAAAACAATGATGCTAATGTTGACAATGTACGTTTCGAAGTGGAAGAGAAGAACAAGGAAAATGTCAAGGAGATTGAAGTTGAAGGCAAGGGTGATTACGAGTCCAATGATGTTGCTGGGAATATAACAAAGGTGCAGCAAGAAGATAAGGCATTGGAGACTAGTGCACAAGCTGAAGCTGAAGAGAACAAGGCACCGGAAATTGTTGTTGCTGAAGGACCAAATGAAGAGTCTGAACGTGGAAAAGACGAATCATTATTGGGAAAAAATGAACAGGAAAAAGTGAAGGATGTTGCTGTTGCAGAAGAGAAACAAccaacggaagaaaagaaagatctGGAAAATGAAAAAG TGGATCTGAGCGTAAAGGAAGAGACCTTGCCTTTgatgaaggaagaagaaagcaaagacACAAATGAAGAGGCTTTggtgaaggaagaagaaaacaaaaacacaaatgaaGAGGCTTTGGTGAAGGAAGAAAGCAAAGACACAAATGAAGAGGCTTTGGTGAAGGAGGAAGAAAGCAAAGACACAAAAGAAGAGACattggaaaaggaagaagaaaccaAAGAAACAACAGAGCAGGGAAAGACTTTGGTCAAGGAAGGAGAAACCAAAGACGCAAATGTTTCAACTTCAACCTCCTAA
- the LOC114420074 gene encoding E3 ubiquitin-protein ligase MIEL1: MEGSVNERLDFGKMGYGCNHYRRRCRIRAPCCNEIYSCRHCHNDAASLLKNPFDRHELVRQDVKQVVCSVCDTEQPVAQVCTNCGVKMGEYFCNICKFFDDDVEKEQFHCDDCGICRVGGRDNFFHCKKCGSCYAIGLRDNHLCVENSMRHHCPICYEYLFDSLKDTIVMKCGHTMHHECYVEMIKNDKYCCPICSKSVIDMSKTWKRIDEEIEATVMPEDYRNRKVWILCNDCNDTTEVYFHILGQKCGHCRSYNTRAVAPPVLPQ, encoded by the exons ATGGAAGGCTCTGTCAACGAACGTCTTGATTTTGGGAAGATGGGATATgg GTGCAATCATTACCGGAGAAGATGCAGGATTCGTGCTCCCTGCTGCAACGAGATCTACTCATGCCGTCACTGTCATAACGACGCTGcg AGCTTGTTGAAGAATCCCTTTGATCGCCACGAGCTCGTTCGCCAAGATGTTAAACAA GTTGTTTGTTCAGTTTGTGACACTGAGCAACCT GTTGCTCAAGTTTGCACAAACTGTGGCGTCAAAATGGGAGAATACTTCTGCAACATCTGCAAATTCTTCGATGATGAT GTTGAGAAAGAACAATTTCACTGTGATGATTGTGGGATCTGCAG GGTTGGTGGTCGAGATAATTTTTTCCACTGCAAGAAGTGTG GATCTTGTTATGCAATTGGTCTGCGTGATAATCATTTGTGTGTGGAGAACTCCATGCGGCATCACTGTCCCATTTGTTACGAG TACCTTTTTGATTCATTGAAAGACACCATTGTTATGAAATGTGGTCACACAATGCACCATGAATGTTACGTAGAGATGATAAAAAATGACAA ATATTGTTGTCCCATATGCTCCAAGTCAGTGATTGACATGTCTAAGACGTGGAAGAGAATTGATGAAGAG ATTGAAGCAACTGTCATGCCTGAAGATTATCGAAACAGGAAG GTTTGGATACTATGTAATGACTGCAATGACACAACAGAAGTTTACTTCCACATTCTTGGCCAAAAATGTGGTCACTGCAGATCATATAATACTCGTGCAGTTGCGCCTCCAGTTCTTCCCCAATGA